A section of the Clostridium felsineum DSM 794 genome encodes:
- a CDS encoding AbrB/MazE/SpoVT family DNA-binding domain-containing protein: MKSTGVVRRVDELGRIVIPIELRRTLEIAEKDALEIYVDGEQIILKKYQPACIFCGDARDVVNYKGKNICQSCLQQLREEK; the protein is encoded by the coding sequence ATGAAATCAACAGGTGTAGTAAGAAGAGTGGATGAGTTAGGAAGAATAGTAATTCCTATAGAATTAAGAAGAACATTGGAAATAGCAGAAAAAGATGCTTTAGAGATATATGTTGATGGTGAGCAAATTATACTTAAGAAATATCAACCAGCATGTATTTTCTGTGGTGATGCAAGAGATGTAGTTAACTATAAAGGAAAAAATATTTGTCAAAGTTGTTTACAACAATTAAGAGAAGAAAAATAA
- a CDS encoding helix-turn-helix domain-containing protein yields MNTIGERLLYLRKLNKLTQKQVAEKTGVQRGNLSHYEKNDFLPSKVALISLANFFKTNYDWIVYGKGAIPESIHKKTTCLNSTNNCYCSIGAKVDFSKRLLFTIKYFHETIDGLCLKLNISKITFKEICMGKNVCALDLLKISNYFNVSMDWIFDGKVSNFKSDFKLAQAYLSAMQKNNSFSYYEEQKLLQCTYDEMELLLFFKNLNSKNKKLIMDMLNSVSDQEVTDIKKL; encoded by the coding sequence ATGAATACTATTGGGGAAAGGCTTCTGTATTTGAGAAAGCTTAATAAGCTTACTCAAAAGCAAGTTGCCGAAAAAACAGGAGTTCAAAGAGGTAATTTAAGTCATTATGAAAAAAATGATTTTTTACCATCGAAAGTGGCTTTAATATCTCTAGCTAACTTTTTTAAAACAAACTACGATTGGATAGTTTACGGTAAAGGGGCTATACCTGAATCCATACACAAAAAAACAACTTGTTTAAATTCTACTAATAATTGTTACTGTAGTATTGGAGCTAAAGTTGATTTCTCAAAACGACTATTATTTACAATAAAATATTTTCATGAAACTATCGATGGACTATGTTTAAAACTAAATATTTCAAAAATTACATTCAAGGAAATATGCATGGGTAAAAATGTTTGTGCATTAGATTTGCTTAAAATTTCTAATTACTTTAACGTAAGTATGGATTGGATATTTGATGGCAAAGTTTCAAACTTTAAATCAGATTTCAAGTTAGCTCAAGCTTATTTAAGTGCAATGCAAAAGAATAACAGCTTCTCATACTATGAAGAACAAAAATTATTGCAATGTACTTATGATGAAATGGAATTACTTCTATTCTTTAAAAATTTAAATAGTAAAAATAAAAAATTAATAATGGATATGTTAAACTCTGTAAGTGATCAAGAAGTTACCGATATAAAAAAATTATAA
- a CDS encoding helix-turn-helix domain-containing protein, with the protein MGEKRALTPLGIACKKMMVEKSMSQTELAKRVGTSTKYLDLIFHGERTGKKYISRIVKELGINLESIGKIII; encoded by the coding sequence ATGGGAGAAAAACGAGCTCTTACTCCACTTGGTATAGCATGTAAAAAAATGATGGTTGAAAAAAGCATGTCTCAAACGGAATTAGCCAAAAGAGTAGGAACAAGCACTAAATATTTAGATCTGATATTTCATGGTGAGAGAACTGGTAAGAAATACATATCAAGAATCGTTAAAGAGTTAGGTATAAATCTTGAAAGTATAGGTAAAATTATAATTTAA